One Bombina bombina isolate aBomBom1 chromosome 5, aBomBom1.pri, whole genome shotgun sequence DNA segment encodes these proteins:
- the LOC128660148 gene encoding aldehyde dehydrogenase, mitochondrial gives MLRAVCGNVFSRVSHVPLGIQISRFSAAAIPAPNPKAEVHFNKLFINNEWHDAVSKKTFPSVNPSTGEVICHVAEGDKADVDRAVKAAREAFKLGSPWRTMDASQRGVLLNRLADLIERDRAHLASLETLDNGKPYAISYAVDLDLVLKCLRYYAGWADKYHGKTIPIDGDYFTYTRHEPVGVCGQIIPWNFPLLMLAWKFGPALATGNVIVMKVAEQTPLTALHVASLVKEAGFPPGVVNIITGMGPTAGSAISSHMDVDKVAFTGSTEVGRLIQQAAGKSNLKKVTLELGGKSPNIICSDADLDWAVEQAHFALFFNQGQCCCAGSRTYVQENIYNEFLERSIQRAKTRVVGNPFDFKTEQGPQVDEDQFNKILGYIKSGKQEGAKLLCGGGPAADRGYFIQPTIFGDVTENMTIAKEEIFGPVMQILKFKSIDEVIDRANSSMYGLAAAVFTKDIDKANYVSQALRAGTVWVNCYDVFGAQAPFGGYKASGTGRELGEYGLEAYTEVKTVTIKVPQKNS, from the coding sequence ATGCTCCGTGCTGTCTGTGGTAACGTCTTTTCCAGGGTCTCCCATGTGCCCTTAGGGATCCAAATCAGCAGGTTTTCTGCTGCTGCCATCCCCGCACCTAACCCAAAGGCAGAAGTGCATTTTAATAAGCTTTTTATAAACAATGAATGGCATGATGCAGTGAGCAAGAAGACCTTTCCTTCAGTCAACCCGTCCACAGGAGAAGTAATCTGCCACGTAGCTGAGGGAGATAAAGCTGATGTGGACAGAGCAGTGAAAGCTGCACGTGAAGCATTTAAACTCGGCTCACCATGGAGAACAATGGATGCTTCTCAAAGGGGTGTTCTGCTGAATCGGCTGGCAGATCTCATTGAAAGGGACAGAGCTCACCTGGCGTCACTGGAGACTTTGGACAACGGGAAACCCTATGCCATATCATATGCAGTGGACCTAGATCTGGTATTGAAGTGTTTGAGGTATTATGCAGGATGGGCTGATAAGTATCATGGAAAAACCATTCCAATTGATGGAGATTATTTTACCTACACTAGACATGAGCCAGTTGGTGTTTGTGGACAGATCATTCCGTGGAACTTCCCTTTGCTGATGTTGGCTTGGAAATTTGGGCCAGCGTTGGCCACTGGAAATGTGATTGTAATGAAGGTTGCAGAGCAAACACCACTGACAGCTCTGCATGTTGCTAGCCTGGTGAAAGAGGCTGGATTTCCACCTGGTGTTGTGAATATAATTACAGGGATGGGTCCAACTGCAGGTTCTGCCATATCCTCCCATATGGATGTTGATAAAGTTGCTTTCACTGGTTCCACAGAGGTGGGACGTTTAATCCAGCAGGCTGCTGGTAAAAGTAATCTGAAGAAAGTGACTCTGGAACTTGGTGGAAAGAGTCCAAACATAATCTGTTCTGATGCAGATTTGGACTGGGCTGTTGAGCAAGCCCACTTTGCCTTGTTCTTTAACCAAGGCCAATGCTGCTGTGCTGGTTCTCGCACCTATGTCCAAGAGAACATCTATAATGAATTTTTGGAGAGGAGTATCCAGAGAGCCAAGACCAGAGTCGTTGGTAACCCCTTTGACTTTAAAACGGAGCAGGGACCTCAGGTGGATGAGGATCAATTTAACAAGATATTGGGCTACATTAAATCTGGGAAACAGGAAGGTGCCAAACTGCTATGTGGTGGAGGCCCTGCTGCTGATCGAGGGTACTTCATCCAACCCACTATTTTTGGAGATGTAACTGAAAACATGACCATCGCTAAAGAGGAGATTTTTGGACCTGTGATGCAAATTCTCAAATTCAAGTCAATCGACGAGGTTATTGACAGAGCAAATAGTTCTATGTATGGGCTGGCTGCAGCTGTTTTCACCAAAGATATTGATAAGGCTAACTACGTGTCACAGGCATTGAGAGCTGGCACTGTCTGGGTTAACTGCTATGATGTTTTCGGAGCTCAAGCTCCCTTTGGAGGGTACAAGGCCTCAGGAACAGGCAGAGAGCTTGGAGAATATGGCCTAGAAGCGTACACAGAGGTCAAAACTGTCACAATAAAAGTTCCTCAGAAGAATTCTTAA
- the LOC128659273 gene encoding translation initiation factor IF-2-like — MSQEVPTGQAEWSHTGHQWDYQSTLRAPPSSSLGRAPPSSSLERAPPSSSLGRAPPSSSLGRAPPSSSLGRAPPSAEEHIAESTQAAADAAENVPQAAADAAENVPQAPADAAEPAHQAPADAAENVPQETADAAEPAPQATRSPAAQEPVDALYSPLGEEYIALQRRLITSCESRQRGQERFHRSQERLHKHSIELQRDMAASLSGIVQNQSQMMQILSDMQMDNRWREQNQLLGVLVEHFTHQQHTASSLSSVASTPAETSESSQTRRTRKSTTVTSAPSSKKPKKK, encoded by the coding sequence atgtcacaagaagtgccaactggacaggctgagtggtcccacactggtcatcagtgggactatcaatccaccctgagagctccaccatcctcttcacttgggagagctccaccatcctcttcacttgagagagctccaccatcctcttcacttgggagagctccaccatcctcttcacttgggagagctccaccatcctcttcacttgggagagctccaccatctgcagaagaacatatagctgaaagtactcaagcagcagcagatgcagctgaaaatgtcccacaagcagcagcagatgcagctgaaaatgtcccacaagcaccagcagatgcagctgaacctgcacatcaagcaccagcagatgcagctgaaaatgtcccacaagaaacagcagatgcagctgaacctgcacctcaagcaactagaagccctgctgctcaagagcctgtggatgcattgtattctcccctgggtgaggaatacattgcactccagaggaggctcataacaagctgtgagagcagacaaagaggccaagagaggtttcacaggagccaagagaggttacacaaacatagcatagagctgcagagggacatggcagcatcattaagtggaattgttcaaaaccagtcacagatgatgcaaattctgtctgatatgcagatggacaatagatggcgggaacaaaatcaactcttgggtgtgttggttgagcactttacacaccagcagcacactgcctccagcctatcatctgtggccagcactccagcagaaacatctgaatcttctcaaaccaggagaacaaggaaatccactacagtcacctcagccccctcatccaaaaagcctaaaaagaaataa